A region from the Lysobacter sp. BMK333-48F3 genome encodes:
- a CDS encoding TetR family transcriptional regulator, whose translation MQEKSARAPRSNRERTEATRQALMDAARALFVERGYGETSTPDICAATGTTRGALYHHFVDKRDLFRHVLQREAQAVAADIETAAPSGLPPEQALIAGAEAYLRAMSLPGRTRLLLIEGPAALGHAETDAIDRRHAARSLRDGLAAALDPAQVPIDALAALLSAAFDRAALEIDAGADPAQARAAMLWLIGQVLATGAAQDTPKPVKRRTKA comes from the coding sequence ATGCAAGAAAAATCCGCCCGCGCCCCGCGCAGCAACCGCGAGCGCACCGAAGCCACCCGCCAGGCCCTGATGGACGCCGCCCGGGCGCTGTTCGTCGAACGCGGCTACGGCGAAACCTCCACCCCGGACATCTGCGCGGCCACCGGCACCACCCGCGGCGCGCTGTACCACCACTTCGTCGATAAGCGCGACCTGTTCCGCCACGTGCTGCAGCGCGAAGCGCAGGCGGTGGCCGCGGACATCGAAACCGCCGCTCCTTCCGGGCTGCCGCCGGAGCAGGCCCTGATCGCCGGCGCCGAGGCCTATCTGCGCGCGATGAGCCTGCCCGGCCGCACCCGGCTGCTGCTGATCGAAGGTCCGGCCGCGCTGGGCCACGCCGAAACCGATGCGATCGACCGCCGCCACGCCGCGCGCAGCCTGCGCGACGGCCTGGCCGCCGCGCTAGACCCTGCCCAGGTGCCGATCGACGCCCTCGCCGCCCTGCTCTCGGCCGCCTTCGACCGCGCCGCGCTCGAGATCGACGCCGGCGCCGATCCGGCGCAGGCGCGGGCGGCGATGCTGTGGTTGATCGGCCAGGTGCTGGCGACTGGGGCAGCGCAGGACACGCCGAAGCCGGTCAAGCGCAGGACGAAGGCCTGA
- a CDS encoding VOC family protein gives MKVTSYYPVIMTDDVAGTAAFYQTHFGFVALFEADWYVHLQSAQDASINLAVLDGRHHTIPESGRGRVGGLLLNFEVEDVDAVHQRLSEAGLPVLLSLRDEAFGQRHFITADPNGVLIDIIKPIPPSGEFVEQYEASALPTG, from the coding sequence ATGAAAGTGACCAGCTATTACCCCGTGATCATGACCGACGACGTCGCCGGCACCGCCGCCTTCTACCAGACGCATTTCGGCTTCGTCGCCCTGTTCGAGGCCGATTGGTACGTGCATCTGCAATCGGCGCAGGACGCTTCGATCAATCTGGCCGTGCTCGACGGCCGTCACCACACCATTCCCGAATCGGGCCGCGGCCGGGTCGGCGGCCTGCTGTTGAATTTCGAGGTCGAGGACGTCGACGCGGTGCACCAGCGCCTGAGCGAGGCCGGCCTGCCGGTGCTGCTGAGCCTGCGCGACGAAGCCTTCGGCCAACGCCACTTCATCACCGCCGACCCGAACGGCGTGCTGATCGACATCATCAAGCCGATTCCGCCGAGCGGCGAGTTCGTCGAGCAGTACGAAGCGAGCGCATTGCCGACGGGGTGA
- a CDS encoding DUF4034 domain-containing protein, with product MKLAFSLAAALALSCQAAFAAPAPIPPQWADYVAKVRAADAIADDEARCKAYPDLPGNQWRPGAAQARCGLLRKPALSLTQVEALLGRKDGVAELDRRYARLLDEHYREPGQREQIFRSLDAFDESEQAGRIARRWLDLAPDSAYAHAAWANHHQQLGWNARGGGTASETGPERFGRMQAAFDVAIPEFRRALELEPRLSVACYELAAIGRQISRELHDEASDRCLSIDPYSYYVVYERIQAAQPNWGGSIEEMREAVAYAERHVTQNPLLGAVLGEAEGFPLSRAGSGPNRAEPLAAVVRMAPSGTLAADAGRAYGDAQDYWTAFAYSSQATRFWPSRGKYRAERGWWLRELGDYEWAARDYAIAVAQDPDNEFHANAMADLIYRTRGAQAARPYYAKLIDGEMRFGSLPRYCESFVVEQPMPVEAMRCVDQLLSERPDAIEGMGLRAKALFRANDPAATEAIDRYLAEAPRIRAREWNHLTDEIEGYKREIDTKRGAK from the coding sequence ATGAAGCTTGCTTTCTCCCTCGCCGCCGCGTTGGCGCTGTCGTGCCAGGCCGCCTTCGCTGCGCCCGCGCCCATTCCGCCGCAATGGGCCGACTACGTGGCCAAGGTGCGCGCTGCCGACGCGATCGCGGACGACGAAGCCCGTTGCAAGGCCTACCCGGACCTGCCCGGAAACCAGTGGCGTCCGGGCGCCGCGCAGGCGCGCTGCGGTCTGTTGCGCAAGCCGGCCTTGTCCTTGACCCAGGTCGAGGCCTTGCTCGGCCGCAAGGACGGCGTCGCCGAACTCGACCGGCGCTATGCGCGGCTGCTCGATGAGCACTACCGCGAGCCCGGCCAGCGCGAGCAGATTTTCCGCTCGCTGGATGCGTTCGACGAGAGCGAGCAAGCCGGCCGGATCGCCCGGCGCTGGCTGGACCTGGCCCCGGACAGCGCGTATGCCCACGCTGCCTGGGCCAACCATCACCAGCAACTCGGCTGGAATGCGCGCGGCGGCGGCACCGCCAGCGAAACCGGCCCGGAGCGCTTCGGGCGCATGCAGGCCGCGTTCGATGTGGCGATTCCCGAGTTCCGGCGCGCGTTGGAGCTGGAGCCGCGGCTCAGCGTCGCCTGCTACGAGCTGGCCGCGATCGGCCGGCAGATCTCGCGCGAACTGCACGACGAGGCCAGCGATCGCTGCCTGAGCATCGACCCGTACTCTTACTACGTGGTCTACGAACGGATCCAGGCCGCGCAGCCGAACTGGGGCGGATCGATCGAGGAAATGCGCGAGGCGGTGGCCTACGCCGAACGCCATGTGACGCAGAATCCGCTGCTGGGCGCCGTGCTCGGCGAGGCCGAGGGCTTCCCGTTGTCGCGGGCCGGAAGCGGACCGAACCGGGCCGAACCGCTGGCGGCGGTGGTGCGCATGGCGCCCAGCGGCACCCTGGCGGCCGATGCCGGCCGCGCTTACGGCGATGCGCAGGATTACTGGACGGCGTTCGCCTACAGCTCGCAGGCCACGCGGTTCTGGCCCAGCCGCGGCAAGTACCGGGCCGAGCGCGGCTGGTGGCTGCGCGAACTGGGCGATTACGAGTGGGCGGCGCGCGATTATGCGATCGCGGTGGCGCAAGACCCCGACAACGAATTCCACGCCAATGCGATGGCCGATCTGATCTATCGCACTCGCGGCGCGCAGGCGGCGCGTCCGTACTACGCGAAATTGATCGACGGCGAAATGCGTTTCGGTTCGCTGCCGCGTTACTGCGAGAGCTTCGTGGTCGAGCAGCCGATGCCGGTCGAGGCCATGCGCTGCGTAGACCAGTTGCTGAGCGAGCGACCGGATGCGATCGAGGGCATGGGGCTGCGGGCCAAGGCCTTGTTCCGGGCCAATGATCCGGCGGCGACGGAGGCGATCGACCGATATCTGGCCGAGGCGCCGCGGATCCGGGCGCGCGAGTGGAACCATCTGACCGACGAGATCGAGGGCTACAAGCGCGAAATCGACACCAAGCGCGGGGCGAAATGA
- a CDS encoding GNAT family N-acetyltransferase, which yields MRWSHDTDGLDWEELSELYRIAPLGIKSAEHLRAVYGASLHAALLRDEGRLIGAGRALADGRDCAYLADIVVHPDYQGRGLGQQIVERLVARAQGHRKILLYAQPGKEGFYRKLGFRPMRTAMAIFADPAAAERSGLIV from the coding sequence ATGCGATGGAGCCACGACACCGACGGCCTGGACTGGGAGGAACTGTCCGAGCTGTACCGGATCGCCCCCCTGGGGATCAAATCCGCCGAGCACCTGCGCGCGGTCTACGGCGCCAGCCTGCACGCGGCGCTGCTGCGCGACGAGGGCCGTCTGATCGGCGCCGGACGCGCCCTGGCCGACGGCCGCGACTGCGCCTATCTGGCCGACATCGTGGTGCATCCGGACTACCAGGGCCGCGGCCTGGGCCAGCAGATCGTCGAACGCCTGGTCGCGCGCGCCCAGGGCCACCGCAAGATCCTGCTCTACGCCCAGCCCGGCAAGGAAGGCTTCTACCGCAAGCTCGGCTTCCGCCCGATGCGCACCGCGATGGCGATCTTCGCCGACCCGGCCGCGGCCGAGCGCTCCGGCCTGATCGTGTAG